GCGATCCTTAACGAGCTGGCCGCGCAGTCCGTCCTCGGTAACAAGTCCATCGCCTGCGAGCCGGTTGCCGCCATCCTCGAACTGCTCAGTGACTCCCATCCGGGCAGGGTCAACGCATAGAGTAGGTGCCGGCGATTCGTTTTCTTAACCGCAAAGACGCAAAGGGCACAAAGCGCTGCCGCTGTTTGGTCGATAGACAAAACATAACTGTCAGCATTCTGGTGGAACGAATGTTTGAGTATGTTGATTGATGGTGCAAATAACGCCATCAAAATTAACCGCAGAAAACGATCAGTGTTTAGGGCAATTTTAGGATAAGGAGAAGTTTTTCAGATATAGCGGTAGCGCTTTGTCCCCTTGGCGTCTTTGCGGTTAATCCCATTCCATTGGCCGTTGACTCCTGAGCCTCTGCGGCTGAAAACTATCAGCCTTTGCCATGACGACCCTTACGCTTCAGTCCCCCCTCGATATGCACCTGCACCTGCGGCAGGATGCTATGCTCAAAGCCGTTGCTCCGCTCACGGCGGAGACTTTTGCCGGGGCAGTCATCATGCCGAACCTCGTGCCGCCGGTGGATTCGCTGGAACGGCTTCAGTGGTATAAAAAGGAGATCCTAGCCGCCACTGGGCGCGATGACTTCGAGCCGTACATGACGCTCTTTTTCCGCTCCTACACGCGCGAGGAGCTGGAGGCCGCCAAGCCCCACATCATCGGGATCAAGCTCTACCCGGCGGGCATCACGACGAACAGCGAGGGCGGAGTTTCCCAGATCGACCAGGCCGAGCCGACCATCCGCCTGATGGAGGAGCTGGGCATCCCGCTCATGATCCACGGCGAGAGCAACGGCTTCGTCATGGACCGCGAGACGGAGTTCCTCTCCATCTATCAGCGCCTGGCCGAGCGCTTCCCGCGCCTGAAGATCATAATGGAGCACATCACCACGGCTGGTGCGCTTGCTCTGCTGAATCAGTTCGAGAACCTGCACGCCACCGTGACTGTGCAGCACCTGATCATCACCCTCGATGATGTGGCCGGGGGCATGCTCGACCCGCACCTCTTCTGCAAGCCGATTGCCAAGCGCCCCGAGGACCGCACCGCGCTCGCGCATGCCGCTGTTAGCGCGCATCCGAAGCTTTCTCTGGGCACCGACTCTGCCCCGCACCCGCAGCATAAGAAAGAATGCTGTGGCTGCGCCGCCGGGGTCTTTACCGCGCCCATCGCCCTGCAACTGCTGGCCGGACTCTTCGAGGAGAACGACGCGCTCGATAAGTTGCAGGCTTTTGTTTCGGACAATGCCCAGCGCATCTACGGCGTGAAGCCGCCCGCCAAGACCGTTACGCTGGAGAAGAAGCCCTTTACCATCCCCGCCAGCTACGGCGATGTCGTCCCCATGTGGGCCGGACGCACCATCCCCTGGAGCGTGACCTCGGTCGAGTAGGGGTTTGGTGGCAGGAGCATCAGTGAGCACCTGCGTCAGCTGCCAGTGATTCGTTTTTTTTATTTAACCGCAAAGACGCCAAGGGCTCAAAGCGCTGGCGCTATATCTGGAGACCTTCTCCTTATCTTAAAATTGTCGTGAACACTGACCGTTTCCAGCGGTTGGTCTTGATGGATTTATTTCCACCATGAATCGACATGCTCAGGTATTCGTTCCATCAGAATACTGACAGTCTTTTTTGTATCTATGGACCAAACAGCGGCAGCGCTTTGAGCCCTTGGCGTCTTTGCGGTTAAACTCTTTTACTCCTCCTTTTGCCTCCCCCTACGCGGTGGGGCCGGCGTAGCGCAGGATAAAGGTGGTGTGTCCGGGCAGGTCCATCTTGAGGGAGTGCTCGCGGCCATCCCAGGAGATTTCGTCGGTCATGAGGCCGCCGCCGAGACCAGCACCGCCGCCGCCGTAGAGGTCGGAGTTGGTGTTGATCATCTCGCGCCAGTACCCGGCATTGGGGACACCGATACGGTAGCCGGGGCGCGGCACAGGCGTAAAGTTGCTCACCACCGCGAAGGTCTCTTCCGGGCTGTCGCCGGTTCGCAGGAAGGACAGGACCGAGTTTTCCGAGTCGCCGCCGTTGATCCACTGGAAGCCCTTGGGGTCGCTGTCGTAGCGGCCCAGCGAGGGGTGCTGAGTGTAGAAATGGTTCAGGTCGCGCACCAGCCGCTGGATACCCTCGTGGTCCATGTACTGGAGGAGGTGCCAGTCGAGGCTGCTGTCGTAGCGCCACTCATCGCTCTGTCCGAACTCGCAGCCCATGAAGAGGATGTTCTTACCCGGCCAGGCCCACATCCAAGCGTAGAGCGAGCGCAGGTCCTGAGCCTTCTTGGCCATGTCAAACCCGGCCCCCATCTTGTTGATGAGGGAGCCTTTGCCGTGGACGACTTCGTCGTGTGAAAAGACCTGCATGAAGTTTTCGGAATACTGGTAGAGCATCCCGAAGGTCATGTCGTTGTGATGCCAGCGGCGGTGGATGGGCTCCTTCTCAAAGTACTGGAGCGTATCGTGCATCCAGCCCATGTTCCACTTGTAGTCGAACCCGAGGCCCCAGTCCGAGGTGGGCTTGGTCACGCCGCCGAAGGAGGTGGACTCCTCCGCGATCATGAGCGTGCCGGGGTAGTACTCGTGTACGAGGTCGTTGGCCTGACGCAGGAACTCGATGGCCTCGATGTTTTCGCGGCCGCCGTACTGGTTGGGGATCCACTCGCCCTCTTGGCGCGAATAGTCCAGGTAGAGCATGGAGGCCACAGCGTCCACGCGCAGGCCGTCGATGTGGTAGCGGTCCATCCAGGACAGGGCGCTGGCGACGAGGAAATTCCGGACCTCGTGGCGGCCGTAGTTAAAGATCAGCGTGCCCCAGTCCATGTGCTGGCCCTGGCGCGGGTCGGCATGCTCGTACAGGCAGGTGCCGTCAAACTCGGCCAGCGCGAAGGCGTCGCGTGGGAAGTGTGCGGGCACCCAGTCCATGATCACACCGATGCCGGCACGGTGCAGCGAGTCCACGAGGAACATGAAGTCCTGCGGGCTGCCGTAGCGGTGGCTGGGGGCAAAAAAGCCGGTCACCTGATAGCCCCACGAACCGGTGAAGGGGTGCTCGCTGAGCGGGAGAAACTCCACGTGGGTGAAGCCCATGTCGTTGACGTAGGCGGTCAGCTCGGTGGCCATCTCGCGGTAGGTCAGGGGGCGGGCGCCATCCTCGACTACGCGCTTCCACGAGCCGAGGTGAACCTCGTACACGCTGACTGCGTTCTGCTGGTCCTTGCACTGAGCGCGTTGCTCCAGCCATTCGCCGTCACCCCATTCGTAGCCGTCGGTGTCCCAGACGATGGAGGCGTTATGTGGCGGGGCCTCGTAGAACGTCGCGTACGGGTCGGTCTTGAGGTGCAGGTAGCCGTCCCCGCCGACGATTTCGTACTTGTAGTTGGCACCGGCTTCGAGGCCGGGGATAAAGATTTCCCACACACCGGAGGAGCCGAGGGTGCGCATCGGGTGGTAGCGGCCGTCCCAGCTGTTAAAATCCCCGACCACGGAAACGCGCCGGGCCGAGGGGGCCCAGACGGCGAAGCTCACGCCCTGCACGCCGTCGTAGTGCTTGATGTGCGCACCGAGCTTTTCGTAGATGCGGTGGTGGTTGCCCTGGTTGAAGAGGTACAGATCGTCTTCGCTCAGTGCGGGCAGGAAACAGTACGGGTCCCAGAACTGGCGGATCTCGCCGTTGTAGCGCTGGGTGCGCAGCCGGTAGTTAAAGGGCTCCTTGCGGTCGGGGATGAACCCTTCGTAAAAGCCGCTCTTGTCCAGTTGCTTGAGGGGCCAGCGTTCATCGCTGTCGATGTCGACGACTTCACAGGTCTTGGCGTCGGAGAGGTAAGCTCTGGCGACCAGACCCTGCTTGCCCTTTTGTTTGGCGGGATGCAGCCCGAGTACATCGTGGGGGTGGGAGTGCCGGGCCTTGAGCAGCAGATCCAGATCGCTTTCCGGGATAATCATTACCCGTGAAATTAAGTGCCCCTCTTTATGATGACAAGTGCGAACGCTTCTCGAAGTGCCTTCAGCGCTGAGAAAATCCTTTTCCCCCGGCGCATCGGCTGAGCGTGCCTGGCGGGAAAACGCCTTCCGGGCGGTTTTTCGCTTCACAGCGGGCCGCTCCGCCGCCATCTTGGCGTCAGTGAACGCCGACGTGGAGAAACTCCTTACCCTGCAAGAGCGGGAATCACGTAAACTAGCGCTCGAGACGCAGCTGCTCCAGATCCCCCGCGAGGTGGACAAGGCTCAAGCCCGCATCGACGAGGAAAAAGCCGCCGTGGAGGCTGACCGCCAGGCGCTCAAGGAGGTTGAGGTGCGCCGTCTCGATCTCGACAAGGAGGTGCAGTCGCTGGAGGCACAAGTCGTCAAGTACAAGACCCAGCAGATGGAGGTCAAAAAGAACGACGAGTACACCGCGCTCACCCACCAGATCGAGGGGCTAGAGTCCCAGATCGGTCAGTGCGAGGAGCAGGAGATCGAGCTCATGCTCAAGTTTGACGAGCAGACGAAGGCCACCGCTGAGTCCGAGGCCACTCATAACGAGCAGATCCGTCTTTTTGAAAAAGAAATCGCCCGCCTGAATACCCAGATGGAGGGCGTCAAGGCCGAGATCGGGGAGGCCACCGCTGCCGCCGAGGCTGCCGCCGTCGAGGTCACGGAAAACTGGCTCGCCCCCTACCGCGAGGCACAGGGCCGCCATGCCCGCCCGCCGTGGGTTGTCCCCATGCGCGACCACCACTGCGGCGGCTGCTACCTGAAGGCTTCCGGCGAGGTCGAAGGCACCGTCCTCAAGGACAAAGAGCCCGCCCACTGCGACAACTGCGGCCGCGTACTCTACAAGGAGTAGGGCAGGATAGCCGAGTGTTGTGCGCGACGATCCCTATGAGCTCTTTACAGCTCCGCTAGCTGATATTCTGCGGCGTTTAATAATGTTTATTGCCACGCTTTATGTGGCAGGGATTTTGGTGTGCTACGCCTTTGCGATGATCGTTGAGGGAAAGATTGATATGATGTTGTTTGCAATCACCCCCATCCTTCCGTTTGGGCTGATCTATGCAGGCATCTCATCAGGACCAGGGTTGATCAGCTATACGATACTAGCATTTCTGGGATTTCTATTCATGGCGACTCAGATGCGCTACCGCTGGCTTTGGCTTGTATTTCTTATTCAGGGGGCCGAGG
This genomic interval from Ruficoccus sp. ZRK36 contains the following:
- the glgB gene encoding 1,4-alpha-glucan branching protein GlgB, which produces MIIPESDLDLLLKARHSHPHDVLGLHPAKQKGKQGLVARAYLSDAKTCEVVDIDSDERWPLKQLDKSGFYEGFIPDRKEPFNYRLRTQRYNGEIRQFWDPYCFLPALSEDDLYLFNQGNHHRIYEKLGAHIKHYDGVQGVSFAVWAPSARRVSVVGDFNSWDGRYHPMRTLGSSGVWEIFIPGLEAGANYKYEIVGGDGYLHLKTDPYATFYEAPPHNASIVWDTDGYEWGDGEWLEQRAQCKDQQNAVSVYEVHLGSWKRVVEDGARPLTYREMATELTAYVNDMGFTHVEFLPLSEHPFTGSWGYQVTGFFAPSHRYGSPQDFMFLVDSLHRAGIGVIMDWVPAHFPRDAFALAEFDGTCLYEHADPRQGQHMDWGTLIFNYGRHEVRNFLVASALSWMDRYHIDGLRVDAVASMLYLDYSRQEGEWIPNQYGGRENIEAIEFLRQANDLVHEYYPGTLMIAEESTSFGGVTKPTSDWGLGFDYKWNMGWMHDTLQYFEKEPIHRRWHHNDMTFGMLYQYSENFMQVFSHDEVVHGKGSLINKMGAGFDMAKKAQDLRSLYAWMWAWPGKNILFMGCEFGQSDEWRYDSSLDWHLLQYMDHEGIQRLVRDLNHFYTQHPSLGRYDSDPKGFQWINGGDSENSVLSFLRTGDSPEETFAVVSNFTPVPRPGYRIGVPNAGYWREMINTNSDLYGGGGAGLGGGLMTDEISWDGREHSLKMDLPGHTTFILRYAGPTA
- the pyrC gene encoding dihydroorotase, whose translation is MTTLTLQSPLDMHLHLRQDAMLKAVAPLTAETFAGAVIMPNLVPPVDSLERLQWYKKEILAATGRDDFEPYMTLFFRSYTREELEAAKPHIIGIKLYPAGITTNSEGGVSQIDQAEPTIRLMEELGIPLMIHGESNGFVMDRETEFLSIYQRLAERFPRLKIIMEHITTAGALALLNQFENLHATVTVQHLIITLDDVAGGMLDPHLFCKPIAKRPEDRTALAHAAVSAHPKLSLGTDSAPHPQHKKECCGCAAGVFTAPIALQLLAGLFEENDALDKLQAFVSDNAQRIYGVKPPAKTVTLEKKPFTIPASYGDVVPMWAGRTIPWSVTSVE